In the Plectropomus leopardus isolate mb chromosome 5, YSFRI_Pleo_2.0, whole genome shotgun sequence genome, one interval contains:
- the LOC121942963 gene encoding cyclin-dependent kinase-like 1, with the protein MKTLSDSGQVTSTNCPMEKYEKLAKIGEGSYGVVFKCRHRDTSQIVAIKKFVESEDDPVIKKIALREIRMLKQLKHVNLVNLLEVFRRKRRLHLVFEFCEQTVLNELDKHPEGRVPEAQLKSIVWQTLQAVNFCHKHNCIHRDVKPENILLTKTGVIKLCDFGFARILTGPEDDYTDYVATRWYRAPELLVGDTQYGPPVDVWALGCVFAELLHGNPLWPGKSDVDQLYLIRKTLGDLIPRHQQVFRSNVFFSGVSIPEPDTTEPLEKRFHGVSQQALQVMKSCLVMDPSLRLSCEEILELPYFQEEGGANWGREGERPGRRHDKGSRRRQPGAQYLPQLPNSNISPAPDVKRQVKHKYHLPNI; encoded by the exons ATGAAGACCCTCTCAGACTCTGGACAG GTGACATCTACAAACTGCCCGATGGAGAAATATGAAAAGCTGGCCAAAATTGGCGAGGGCTCCTACGGCGTGGTGTTCAAgtgcagacacagagacaccagCCAGATAGTCGCCATCAAGAAGTTTGTGGAATCTGAAGATGACCCCGTCATTAAGAAGATTGCATTGCGAGAAATACGTATGCTGAAG cagctgaaacatGTGAATCTGGTCAACCTGCTGGAGGTCTTCAGGAGGAAAAGACGGCTCCACTTGGTGTTTGAGTTTTGTGAGCAGACGGTCCTCAATGAGCTGGACAAACACCCCGAGGGTAG GGTACCAGAGGCTCAGCTGAAAAGTATAGTGTGGCAGACTCTGCAGGCTGTCAACTTCTGCCACAAGCACAAT TGCATCCACCGTGATGTAAAGCCAGAGAACATCCTCCTCACCAAAACTGGAGTCATCAAGCTCTGTGACTTCGGCTTCGCCCGCATTCTGA CTGGACCGGAGGACGACTACACAGACTACGTAGCGACCCGCTGGTACCGTGCTCCCGAACTGCTGGTCGGGGACACTCAGTACGGGCCCCCTGTGGACGTGTGGGCCCTTGGATGCGTCTTCGCTGAGCTTCTTCACGGAAATCCACTCTGGCCCGGGAAGTCTGACGTTGACCAGCTCTACCTCATCCGAAAAACCCTAG GTGACCTGATCCCTCGTCACCAGCAGGTCTTCCGCTCCAACGTTTTCTTCAGTGGAGTCAGTATTCCTGAACCCGACACCACG GAGCCTTTGGAGAAGCGCTtccatggtgtgtctcagcaggccCTCCAAGTTATGAAG TCGTGCCTGGTGATGGACCCGTCTCTGCGGCTGTCCTGTGAAGAGATACTGGAGCTGCCGTACTTccaggaggaaggaggagcCAACTGGGGCCGTGAGGGCGAGCGCCCAGGAAGACGACATGACAAAGGCTCCCGACGCAGACAGCCAGGG gCTCAGTACCTGCCTCAGCTACCAAACAGCAACATCTCACCAGCTCCAGATGTTAAGAGACAGGTGAAGCATAAATATCACCTGCCCAACATTTAG